One stretch of Chitinophaga pendula DNA includes these proteins:
- a CDS encoding HAD family hydrolase has translation MKYIIFDIDGTLTDTTEIDDRCFTQAIEDIFGFRSFETNYGHYENTTDSGIIDQLFREREGRSYTTEERDKFISHFCNLLEEAHAKDQQHFREINKAGKILDVLCQQEDLSIGLATGGWRESATFKLRSAGINIDGCTAASFAQDAMARRDIIGHTIRKMDEHHQQQMTPAGIIYVGDGNWDYQATRQLGIGFIGIANKKLAHLTDIIKIADYDELYQHIGLLATS, from the coding sequence ATGAAATACATCATATTCGATATAGACGGCACGCTCACCGATACCACGGAGATCGATGATCGTTGCTTCACCCAGGCTATAGAAGATATCTTCGGCTTCCGTAGCTTCGAAACCAACTATGGTCACTATGAGAATACCACCGACTCAGGGATCATAGACCAGCTTTTCCGCGAAAGGGAAGGCCGTTCTTATACCACCGAAGAGCGGGATAAGTTTATCAGTCATTTTTGTAACTTGTTGGAAGAAGCGCATGCGAAGGATCAGCAACATTTCCGGGAGATCAATAAGGCCGGCAAGATACTGGATGTGCTCTGTCAACAGGAGGATCTGAGTATCGGGCTGGCGACCGGCGGATGGCGGGAATCTGCGACGTTTAAGTTGCGCAGTGCCGGCATCAATATTGATGGATGTACGGCCGCTTCTTTTGCCCAGGATGCGATGGCCCGCCGTGATATTATCGGACATACCATTCGCAAAATGGACGAACATCACCAGCAGCAGATGACACCCGCAGGTATCATTTATGTGGGCGATGGCAACTGGGATTACCAGGCAACCCGGCAATTGGGAATCGGATTCATCGGTATTGCCAATAAAAAACTGGCGCATCTGACCGATATCATCAAGATTGCCGACTACGATGAACTATATCAGCACATCGGCCTGCTGGCTACGAGCTGA
- a CDS encoding glycoside hydrolase family 28 protein codes for MKRSAVLLLGILSCIAMNTAAQPFIGKVSGVRSEHPFQAPPIKLPVFSSKEFNVKDFGAKGDSVTNDTKAINLAIEKCNAAGGGSIRFPAGRYIAASIHLKSNVRFLLDAKAEIYGADSGYDAPESHVPYEEYQDYGHSHFHNALMWGEDIENFAIIGGKVTGGPIITGDPKGRDIGDKVIVIVRGKNLQFKEVTHDTGGHFVYLLNDCENITLDHIVIKKSRDAVDFMGCRNVHVFGCNFTGCGDDTIGIKSDYVLGRRILSENFYIWDCYFESGCNGIQFGSETAGDFRNIRVWSVRIALGMKAGLGITCNDSGIIEDVHYKDIVITNAANPIYILITDRLRTGEPGVKTGKIRNVKIENVTISEHRAGPHHGPVSTATISGMPGFTVDNLTFENIKITYAGGGTKEDAAAIPPYTHNYSPNALKTRPAAAWLVRHVKDLTFRNIQVDYEAPDFRPPLVIWDAQGVTLDGFHSPRQAGVPLISKKEVTGLQVRNSPGYND; via the coding sequence ATGAAAAGATCTGCCGTATTACTGTTAGGTATCCTATCTTGTATCGCCATGAATACTGCTGCACAGCCATTTATAGGAAAAGTTTCGGGTGTCCGTTCTGAGCACCCCTTCCAGGCCCCACCGATCAAATTACCGGTATTTTCCAGTAAAGAGTTCAATGTCAAAGACTTTGGCGCCAAAGGGGATAGTGTTACCAACGATACCAAAGCCATTAACCTGGCTATTGAGAAATGTAATGCAGCCGGCGGCGGCTCTATCCGCTTTCCTGCCGGGCGTTATATTGCAGCCTCTATACACCTGAAAAGCAATGTGAGGTTCCTGCTCGACGCGAAGGCAGAGATATATGGGGCAGACAGTGGGTATGATGCGCCCGAGTCGCATGTGCCTTATGAAGAATATCAGGACTACGGCCATAGTCATTTTCATAATGCGCTGATGTGGGGAGAGGACATTGAAAACTTTGCCATCATTGGCGGGAAAGTCACCGGTGGGCCTATCATTACCGGAGATCCTAAAGGCCGTGATATCGGGGACAAGGTCATCGTAATCGTAAGAGGAAAGAATCTGCAGTTCAAAGAGGTGACCCACGATACCGGCGGTCACTTTGTATACCTGCTCAACGATTGTGAGAACATTACCCTGGACCATATTGTGATAAAAAAATCCCGTGATGCCGTTGATTTCATGGGGTGTCGCAATGTTCATGTGTTCGGCTGTAACTTCACCGGTTGTGGTGACGATACCATCGGTATAAAAAGTGATTATGTACTGGGACGTCGTATCCTGAGTGAGAACTTTTATATATGGGATTGTTATTTCGAAAGTGGTTGTAACGGTATACAGTTTGGTTCTGAGACGGCCGGTGATTTCAGGAACATCCGTGTATGGAGTGTGCGTATTGCACTGGGCATGAAAGCAGGGCTGGGCATTACCTGCAACGACAGCGGTATCATCGAAGATGTGCATTATAAAGATATTGTTATCACGAATGCAGCCAACCCTATTTATATCCTTATTACGGATCGTCTGCGTACCGGCGAGCCAGGTGTGAAGACCGGCAAGATCAGGAATGTGAAGATCGAAAATGTGACGATCTCCGAGCATAGGGCCGGCCCCCATCACGGCCCGGTAAGTACGGCTACCATCTCTGGCATGCCTGGCTTTACAGTGGACAATCTCACATTCGAAAATATTAAGATCACCTATGCAGGTGGCGGTACAAAAGAAGATGCAGCTGCCATCCCTCCCTATACGCACAATTATTCTCCCAATGCGCTGAAAACACGTCCGGCGGCAGCTTGGTTAGTCCGTCATGTCAAGGATCTTACTTTCCGGAATATCCAGGTAGACTATGAGGCGCCCGACTTCAGACCTCCGCTGGTCATCTGGGATGCGCAGGGTGTTACCCTGGACGGCTTCCATTCGCCCAGGCAGGCAGGCGTACCCCTGATCAGCAAAAAAGAGGTTACCGGCCTGCAAGTGCGTAACTCGCCTGGTTATAACGATTGA
- a CDS encoding glycoside hydrolase family 28 protein, giving the protein MKMKWLCFLLLGCCYAIQVAANDVNIKDYGAIGDGATLNTIAIRNAIQACVDGGGGKVIVPAGRYLTGTIALKSNITLQLEKDAVILGSTHIEDYENLDPFTDGLGVDVGWALIVAVDQQNIRITGQGTIDGQGTQLKAQHILTDTRPEAERWGRRPFLLRIVRCEHVEVTGVSLHFAAAWTSHYFQCKKVRIEKVQIRSYGVPHNDGIDIDGCQQVRISNCDIDSGDDALCFKTTSSTMACRDIIVNGMRLKSGHGAIKMGTESMAPFEQIRISDCYIYDTNNGGIKLLTVDGAHLRDVEISDITMVNVKTPMLFRLGARLNVFRKGRDTQQPVGSFENVVVRNVKAQAAANAQLMPPSGILITGIPGHRISGLTLQHIEIDLAGGGTAEHARQQVPEAIDKYPEVKTFGPLVPAYGIWARHVKGLRLEDITFRLAANDLRPALVCEDGTNIIVHKWQLPTTQGVEALIRLEQVDTAQVSHISASGKATTLVLAENSEKVRITNNKMTGVTNELLNKKK; this is encoded by the coding sequence ATGAAAATGAAATGGCTCTGCTTCCTTCTCTTAGGATGTTGCTACGCTATACAGGTAGCAGCAAATGATGTGAACATAAAAGATTACGGCGCTATCGGCGACGGCGCTACGCTGAATACGATCGCTATCCGCAATGCCATCCAGGCATGTGTGGACGGCGGTGGCGGCAAGGTGATCGTACCCGCAGGAAGATACCTGACTGGTACTATCGCACTCAAAAGTAACATTACCCTGCAATTGGAAAAAGATGCCGTCATCCTCGGCAGCACCCACATAGAAGACTATGAAAATCTTGATCCATTTACCGATGGACTAGGCGTAGATGTAGGATGGGCACTGATCGTTGCAGTAGATCAGCAAAACATCCGTATCACCGGACAGGGTACGATCGATGGACAGGGAACGCAACTTAAGGCACAGCATATACTGACAGATACACGCCCGGAAGCAGAACGCTGGGGCCGGCGGCCTTTCCTGCTGCGTATTGTCCGTTGCGAGCATGTGGAAGTAACGGGTGTCTCTCTTCACTTTGCGGCAGCCTGGACCTCTCACTATTTCCAATGTAAAAAGGTCCGTATTGAAAAGGTGCAGATACGCAGCTATGGTGTACCTCACAATGATGGCATCGACATCGACGGCTGCCAGCAGGTACGTATCAGCAACTGTGATATCGATAGCGGCGACGATGCGCTTTGTTTTAAGACCACCTCCAGCACCATGGCTTGCCGGGATATTATCGTCAACGGTATGCGCCTCAAAAGCGGCCACGGAGCGATCAAAATGGGGACCGAGTCGATGGCGCCATTTGAACAGATCCGCATTTCAGACTGCTATATCTACGACACCAATAACGGAGGTATTAAACTCCTGACTGTAGATGGCGCACACCTCCGCGATGTAGAGATCAGCGATATCACGATGGTCAATGTAAAAACGCCCATGCTGTTCCGCCTGGGGGCGCGGCTCAATGTATTCCGTAAGGGGCGTGACACACAGCAGCCCGTCGGCTCTTTCGAAAATGTGGTGGTACGAAATGTAAAAGCCCAGGCTGCAGCTAACGCGCAATTGATGCCGCCTTCCGGTATCCTCATTACAGGTATCCCGGGGCACCGTATTAGCGGACTTACCCTGCAACACATTGAAATAGACCTGGCTGGCGGCGGAACGGCCGAACATGCCCGTCAGCAGGTACCGGAGGCCATCGATAAATACCCGGAAGTAAAGACGTTCGGTCCTTTAGTGCCGGCATATGGCATATGGGCCCGCCATGTCAAAGGGCTGCGGCTGGAAGATATTACCTTCCGCCTTGCAGCCAACGACCTGCGACCCGCATTGGTCTGCGAAGATGGTACGAATATTATCGTCCACAAGTGGCAGCTGCCTACAACACAAGGCGTAGAAGCGCTCATTCGACTCGAACAGGTAGATACGGCCCAGGTCTCCCATATCTCCGCTTCGGGAAAAGCAACTACGCTGGTACTGGCAGAAAATAGTGAAAAGGTTCGCATAACAAATAACAAAATGACAGGCGTAACGAATGAGCTGCTAAACAAAAAGAAATAA
- a CDS encoding isocitrate lyase/PEP mutase family protein: protein MNRYKLFKQLHQQPEPLIIGNVWNVSSARLFERNAFKAIATSSWALAASLGYADGEEMPFAELLYMVERISKSVMLPLSVDIEAGFSRDADVVADHLTQLYKLGVVGVNLEDSVVAAERQLQPVQAFAEKLAHIRRRLNERNVQLFINARTDAFLMQVANPLQETLERVAAYQAAGADGIFVPCVTQEQDITTLVKATPLPIHVMSVPGLPAFKELTRLGVKRISMGSAFYKLVEKQAEHALIHLQQEQSVNSLFQ from the coding sequence ATGAATCGTTATAAGTTATTCAAGCAATTACATCAGCAGCCAGAACCCCTTATAATCGGCAATGTATGGAATGTATCCAGTGCACGGTTATTCGAAAGAAATGCCTTTAAAGCTATTGCTACCTCCAGCTGGGCGCTGGCAGCCTCGCTGGGATATGCAGACGGAGAAGAAATGCCCTTCGCAGAACTGCTGTACATGGTAGAACGTATCAGCAAATCTGTGATGTTACCCCTGTCGGTGGATATTGAAGCTGGTTTTAGCAGGGATGCCGATGTAGTGGCAGATCACCTGACCCAATTATATAAGTTAGGTGTAGTGGGTGTTAACCTGGAAGATTCAGTAGTAGCAGCTGAACGGCAGCTGCAGCCGGTACAGGCATTTGCGGAGAAGTTGGCACATATACGGCGCCGGCTGAACGAACGCAATGTACAGCTGTTTATCAATGCACGCACAGATGCATTCCTGATGCAGGTAGCCAATCCCCTGCAGGAGACATTGGAACGCGTAGCCGCCTATCAGGCAGCAGGTGCCGATGGCATCTTCGTTCCCTGCGTAACACAGGAACAGGATATTACTACCCTGGTTAAAGCCACTCCCCTCCCGATACATGTAATGAGCGTACCCGGGTTGCCAGCCTTTAAAGAGCTGACCCGGCTCGGTGTGAAACGTATCAGTATGGGTTCAGCTTTTTACAAACTGGTAGAAAAGCAGGCAGAACATGCGCTTATCCACCTGCAACAGGAACAATCGGTTAATTCCTTATTTCAATAA
- a CDS encoding aspartate aminotransferase family protein yields MSTNVHFTKGKGIRLYTAQDEEYIDAVSGTFNIALGYSHPELVDALKTQVEDLIHVSSSFTADLAQSVLDGILEHAPAHINDGWMRDIIGSTANEGAVKIANKYNGKNEVISLAMSHHGQTLFATNISGNAFRRKSFANTLSTNNAIVPAPYCYRCPFSAKGVPDCGFMCTEAIYDYVQYGSSGNVSCIILEPILGNGGNIVPPEGYFQRIKKICEELDLVLIADEVQTGIGRTGYMFASEHYDIQPDIITLAKGLGGIGIPAAAILYRSELNVLEKFEHSYTSGGNLLSLTATQKTMEVVSREGFLENVRNNGKVLGELLNKLKEHYGHIIGDVRGIGYMWGLEIIDKDGAPDVPLTNRIIDIALDDHKMILRGSRYGFGNVVKVRPALTATLDDIEEIYSRLDKLFAKL; encoded by the coding sequence ATGTCCACTAACGTTCACTTCACCAAAGGGAAAGGTATTCGCCTCTACACTGCTCAAGATGAGGAATACATCGATGCCGTTTCCGGAACATTCAACATTGCTTTGGGATATAGTCACCCCGAGCTGGTAGATGCCCTCAAAACCCAAGTGGAAGACCTCATCCACGTGTCGTCCTCATTTACTGCGGACCTGGCGCAATCCGTACTGGACGGTATCCTCGAACATGCCCCTGCACACATCAACGACGGCTGGATGCGCGATATTATCGGCTCTACAGCTAACGAAGGTGCGGTGAAAATTGCCAACAAGTACAACGGTAAAAATGAAGTCATCAGCCTTGCTATGTCGCATCACGGACAGACCTTGTTCGCGACTAACATATCAGGTAATGCCTTCCGCCGTAAATCATTTGCCAACACGTTATCAACGAACAACGCCATTGTACCCGCGCCTTACTGCTATCGATGCCCATTCTCTGCCAAAGGAGTACCTGATTGTGGATTTATGTGTACAGAAGCGATCTATGACTATGTACAGTATGGCAGCTCCGGTAACGTATCCTGTATTATCCTGGAACCTATCTTGGGCAACGGCGGGAATATCGTTCCACCGGAAGGCTACTTCCAAAGGATCAAAAAGATCTGTGAAGAGCTGGACCTGGTGCTGATCGCCGATGAAGTACAGACCGGGATCGGTCGTACCGGCTATATGTTTGCCAGCGAACATTATGATATCCAGCCGGATATTATCACACTCGCGAAAGGTCTTGGTGGTATCGGTATACCAGCCGCGGCTATCCTCTATCGTTCCGAACTCAATGTGCTGGAGAAGTTTGAACACTCTTATACTTCCGGTGGTAACCTGCTGTCGCTGACTGCTACGCAGAAGACCATGGAAGTAGTATCCAGAGAAGGTTTCCTGGAGAATGTACGTAACAACGGAAAGGTGCTGGGAGAGCTGCTGAACAAGCTAAAAGAGCATTACGGACATATCATCGGTGATGTAAGAGGTATCGGATATATGTGGGGGCTGGAGATCATCGATAAGGACGGTGCTCCTGATGTGCCGCTCACGAACCGTATCATCGATATTGCCCTTGATGATCATAAGATGATATTGAGAGGTTCCCGGTATGGATTCGGTAATGTCGTAAAGGTAAGGCCGGCGCTTACGGCAACGCTCGACGACATTGAAGAGATATACAGCCGCCTGGATAAACTATTTGCCAAACTTTAA
- a CDS encoding MFS transporter has protein sequence MFSLTIDMKRSYRIATCIFFFIAGLTYSSWACRIHDIKAQFGFNNAELGSILFSLPVGLMISLPISGWMVTKVGSRKVLIAAGLLFPFMLCMIGLATQVWQLVIVLFLFGFLNNVFEIAMNTQAVGIEGLYKRSIMASFHGLWSLAGFAGVAIGTLAIGLEWPVWIHFLLIGVLCWLLVTLSWKNLLPEDAPSDSQPLFAKPDSHILKLGIIAFASLVTEGTMFDWSGIYFQKVVAVPEAYTTLGYIAFMGTMAGGRFVSDSMVTRFGIKRVLQCSGIISTCGLLLAILLPHIITATLGFLLVGIGVSSIVPLVLALAGKSKTLPPGVAIAAVSTVGFLGFLIGPPLIGFIAEATDLRWSFALIAVLGLGTTLLASRVKSSE, from the coding sequence ATGTTCTCTCTGACCATCGATATGAAACGATCCTATAGAATAGCTACCTGCATTTTCTTCTTTATAGCCGGGTTAACGTACTCCAGTTGGGCTTGTCGTATTCATGATATCAAAGCGCAATTCGGATTTAATAATGCTGAATTAGGTAGTATCCTTTTTTCGCTACCGGTGGGTCTGATGATCAGCTTGCCGATATCCGGATGGATGGTGACAAAGGTAGGCAGCCGGAAAGTATTGATCGCTGCCGGGTTATTATTTCCATTCATGCTGTGTATGATAGGACTTGCTACGCAGGTGTGGCAATTGGTGATCGTATTGTTCCTGTTCGGTTTTCTTAATAATGTATTCGAGATTGCTATGAACACGCAGGCAGTAGGTATTGAAGGGTTGTATAAGCGTTCCATTATGGCATCTTTCCATGGACTCTGGAGCCTAGCCGGCTTCGCCGGTGTTGCGATCGGTACCCTGGCTATTGGCCTGGAATGGCCGGTATGGATACATTTCCTGCTCATCGGCGTATTGTGCTGGCTATTAGTAACGTTATCATGGAAAAACCTCCTCCCCGAAGATGCGCCTTCCGATTCGCAACCACTTTTTGCCAAGCCGGATAGCCACATTCTCAAGTTGGGTATCATCGCCTTCGCCAGCCTGGTTACAGAAGGTACTATGTTTGACTGGAGTGGGATATATTTTCAGAAGGTGGTAGCCGTGCCGGAAGCGTATACGACGCTGGGTTATATTGCTTTCATGGGCACGATGGCCGGTGGCCGTTTTGTATCTGACAGTATGGTCACCCGTTTCGGTATCAAACGGGTGTTGCAGTGCAGCGGTATTATCAGCACTTGCGGATTACTGCTCGCCATATTGTTACCACATATCATCACGGCAACACTGGGCTTTCTGTTGGTGGGCATCGGTGTATCCTCCATTGTGCCGTTAGTACTTGCGCTGGCAGGCAAATCCAAAACGCTGCCACCTGGTGTGGCTATTGCAGCGGTATCTACTGTCGGCTTCCTGGGCTTCCTCATAGGGCCTCCGCTTATAGGATTTATCGCGGAAGCAACTGATCTGCGCTGGTCATTTGCACTCATCGCGGTACTCGGATTGGGTACCACCTTATTGGCATCAAGAGTAAAATCATCAGAATAG
- a CDS encoding pseudouridine synthase produces MNHSAHRYFAIHKPYDMVSQFVSSVNVPLLGELDFDFPEGTHAIGRLDINSEGLLLLTTNKKVTQLLFQGNVPHDRTYLVMVKDIVSTESLEHLRNGVRIRIKGGSYYTTPPCKVMIAQAPHTLWPLPIPHRTDIPHTWLLITLTEGKFHQVRKMVAAVKHKCQRLIRISIEDLQLGDLPPGGVREMDEATFFQQLRITDY; encoded by the coding sequence ATGAACCACTCAGCGCATCGGTACTTTGCCATACACAAGCCCTACGATATGGTATCCCAATTTGTAAGCTCAGTAAATGTTCCGCTGCTGGGAGAATTAGACTTCGACTTCCCCGAAGGCACACATGCCATAGGACGCCTCGACATCAATTCAGAAGGCTTGCTGCTGTTGACAACCAACAAAAAAGTAACGCAACTACTGTTTCAAGGTAATGTACCACACGACAGAACTTACCTCGTTATGGTAAAAGATATCGTAAGCACGGAAAGCCTGGAACACTTACGCAATGGTGTACGTATCCGCATCAAAGGCGGTAGCTATTACACCACCCCACCTTGCAAGGTAATGATCGCACAAGCCCCCCATACACTATGGCCACTACCTATCCCACACAGGACCGATATCCCGCATACCTGGCTGCTCATCACCTTAACAGAAGGCAAGTTCCACCAGGTACGTAAAATGGTAGCTGCCGTCAAACACAAATGCCAACGGCTGATACGCATATCCATAGAAGATCTCCAACTGGGCGACCTGCCTCCCGGCGGCGTAAGGGAAATGGATGAAGCAACCTTCTTCCAACAACTGAGGATCACAGATTATTAA
- a CDS encoding DUF1349 domain-containing protein, with amino-acid sequence MKWYNEPSSWSGDHQQLKITVDPHTDYWRVTHYDFIRDSGPFFFVEAGPEFEASVKVSGAYVELYHQAGLMIRLDEHNWIKTGIEYVDDVQQVSAVVTREVSDWSVAPCKDNPAAIWLKLLRKGDYVQISYSFDGETYVMLRLAYFPPEVPVQIGVVAAAPGALPFEAVFEDFKVLPL; translated from the coding sequence ATGAAATGGTATAATGAACCTTCTTCCTGGTCAGGAGATCATCAACAGCTGAAGATCACGGTAGATCCGCATACGGACTACTGGCGTGTGACACACTATGATTTCATCCGCGACTCCGGCCCCTTTTTCTTTGTAGAGGCAGGTCCCGAATTTGAAGCATCAGTAAAAGTGAGCGGTGCCTATGTGGAGCTGTATCACCAGGCAGGGTTGATGATCCGATTGGATGAACATAACTGGATCAAAACCGGTATCGAATATGTAGATGATGTGCAGCAGGTGAGCGCGGTCGTGACCCGGGAAGTATCTGACTGGTCCGTAGCGCCTTGTAAGGACAATCCGGCGGCTATCTGGCTGAAGTTATTACGTAAAGGGGATTATGTACAGATCTCTTACTCCTTCGACGGGGAAACATATGTGATGTTAAGATTGGCGTACTTCCCGCCGGAGGTACCGGTGCAGATAGGTGTGGTAGCGGCAGCACCCGGAGCACTTCCCTTCGAGGCTGTTTTTGAAGATTTCAAAGTGCTGCCGCTGTAA
- a CDS encoding DUF6377 domain-containing protein — protein sequence MCQGFHLINQSSYTAGRRIPAAISFLLLLLLTHTAAYGQPAATADLGKIATTIQLIPRFDIQKQQRIDQLKHQLAQLPGSDYRAQYDGCAALYEEYKVFKYDSAYHYARRLQESAGMLQAPDRIMMAKIKLCFTLLSSGMYKETYDSLSNIQAILLADSVRAEYYTLMGRYYYDLGDFDNDKYHTPYYNNLARRYLDSALSLLPASSYEHAYFSGLKELKAGNKPTALVILKALLERKDLTAHQIAVATSTLSDLYIQQRDNDKAIRLLTTAVIADIQSSTKETSAAFILASLLYKKGDVKNASLCINQAIADAVFYGARQRKVQVSAILPLIEAQKLSIVESQKRNLIFYAITVTFLLLLIIVSVVVILRQVKKLKAAQVLITTAHNNELRINTQLAEANERLQDANKIKEKYIGYFFNFNSEFYDKMDKLKKAMEQKIADRKLDELKTLVTRINLRKEKEELLRNFDQAFLKLFPNFVTVFNTLFKEEDQQQLKEGELLNVDLRIFALIRMGIHENEKIAHIMQYSVNTINTYKTKIKNKSIVPNEEFEKRVMEIKAV from the coding sequence ATGTGCCAAGGATTCCACCTCATCAACCAAAGTTCATATACCGCTGGCCGGCGAATACCGGCTGCTATCAGTTTCCTGTTGTTACTGCTGCTCACCCATACCGCTGCTTATGGCCAACCGGCTGCTACAGCTGATCTCGGTAAGATTGCCACTACCATCCAGCTGATCCCCCGGTTCGACATCCAGAAACAACAGCGTATAGACCAGCTCAAACATCAGCTGGCACAACTGCCCGGCAGCGACTACCGCGCACAGTATGACGGGTGCGCTGCCTTGTATGAAGAATACAAAGTCTTTAAATATGACTCTGCCTATCACTATGCCCGGCGACTACAGGAAAGTGCCGGCATGCTGCAGGCACCAGACCGTATCATGATGGCTAAGATCAAGTTGTGCTTTACCTTGCTGTCCTCCGGTATGTACAAAGAAACCTACGATTCACTGTCTAACATTCAGGCTATACTGCTGGCCGATAGCGTACGGGCAGAATACTATACCTTGATGGGACGGTATTATTACGACCTGGGCGATTTTGACAATGATAAATACCACACACCTTATTATAATAACCTCGCCAGACGGTACCTCGACTCTGCCTTATCCCTGCTGCCCGCCAGTTCCTATGAACATGCCTACTTCAGCGGGCTAAAGGAACTGAAGGCAGGCAACAAACCTACCGCACTGGTCATCCTCAAAGCACTACTGGAACGTAAAGACCTGACCGCACATCAGATAGCAGTAGCCACCTCCACCCTCAGCGACCTCTATATACAACAACGGGATAACGATAAAGCCATCCGCTTACTGACAACAGCAGTGATCGCCGACATACAATCATCCACAAAAGAAACCTCCGCAGCATTCATCCTGGCCAGCCTGCTCTATAAAAAAGGAGATGTTAAAAACGCCTCCCTTTGTATCAACCAGGCCATCGCCGACGCCGTATTCTATGGCGCCCGCCAACGCAAAGTACAGGTAAGCGCCATCCTCCCGCTCATAGAAGCACAAAAACTGAGTATCGTAGAAAGCCAGAAAAGGAACCTGATCTTTTATGCCATCACCGTCACCTTCCTGCTACTACTGATCATCGTATCCGTAGTCGTGATCCTGCGACAGGTCAAAAAACTAAAAGCAGCACAGGTACTTATTACCACCGCTCACAATAACGAATTGAGGATCAATACCCAATTAGCAGAAGCGAACGAACGCCTGCAGGACGCCAACAAGATCAAAGAAAAATATATCGGCTATTTCTTCAACTTCAACTCCGAGTTCTATGACAAAATGGACAAACTCAAAAAAGCCATGGAACAAAAGATCGCCGACCGCAAACTGGACGAATTGAAAACCCTGGTCACCCGTATCAACCTCCGGAAAGAAAAAGAAGAACTGCTACGGAACTTTGACCAGGCATTCCTGAAACTGTTCCCCAATTTTGTAACAGTATTTAATACACTTTTTAAAGAAGAGGATCAACAGCAACTAAAAGAAGGCGAACTGCTGAACGTAGACCTTCGCATCTTTGCCCTCATCCGGATGGGGATACATGAAAATGAAAAGATCGCCCACATTATGCAGTACTCCGTCAACACCATTAATACCTATAAAACTAAAATCAAGAATAAATCCATCGTCCCCAACGAAGAATTCGAAAAGCGGGTCATGGAAATCAAAGCTGTCTAG
- a CDS encoding zinc-dependent alcohol dehydrogenase, producing MKAIVYNSAWDIKLEEKEEPAITQPDEVIVEIKATGICGTDLSIISGEYNARPQVIIGHESAGVVVAKGSDVETCQVGDRVIIDPTYYCGYCEHCRKGLRNHCLHKATTEAGVSIDGTFTRYFKTTKRFIYPLHDNIPFEQGAMSEPLSCVLTAVKKLAVTPFMRTAILGGGPIGLLFYLALQQHGISEGEVYEASPHRIKLIEENNVLAPGWKVLPDFVPQKNQFDLIVDTTGGLLEKSMQAIADGGKINLMGLRNGAQTINPREIADRSISIIGSIDSQDTFKHAVDLINSGRLHLEKIITKEYGLHEFNHALKDLGCDLHTRQRTNNISSLKSVIRIN from the coding sequence ATGAAAGCAATCGTATATAACAGTGCGTGGGATATTAAACTGGAGGAAAAGGAAGAACCGGCGATCACCCAGCCGGATGAGGTGATCGTAGAGATCAAGGCTACCGGTATCTGTGGTACGGATCTGAGTATTATCTCCGGAGAGTATAATGCACGGCCGCAGGTGATCATCGGTCATGAATCTGCCGGTGTGGTGGTAGCAAAGGGCAGTGATGTGGAGACCTGCCAGGTAGGTGATCGTGTGATCATAGACCCTACCTATTATTGTGGTTATTGTGAGCACTGCCGCAAGGGACTGCGTAACCATTGCCTGCATAAGGCGACGACCGAGGCTGGTGTATCTATAGACGGTACCTTTACCCGTTATTTTAAGACGACCAAACGATTCATATATCCGTTGCACGATAACATTCCCTTCGAACAAGGCGCCATGTCGGAGCCGCTTAGTTGTGTGTTGACTGCCGTTAAAAAGCTGGCTGTTACGCCCTTTATGCGTACAGCAATATTGGGCGGTGGCCCTATCGGCTTGCTGTTCTACCTGGCATTACAGCAGCACGGTATTAGCGAAGGGGAGGTGTATGAAGCCTCTCCTCACCGCATCAAACTGATAGAGGAGAATAATGTGCTTGCCCCCGGTTGGAAAGTATTGCCGGACTTCGTACCACAGAAAAACCAGTTCGACCTGATCGTCGATACTACGGGCGGTCTCCTGGAGAAGTCGATGCAGGCAATTGCTGATGGAGGTAAGATCAACCTGATGGGATTGCGTAATGGTGCGCAGACCATTAACCCCCGTGAGATCGCAGACCGTAGCATTTCCATCATCGGGTCTATCGATTCGCAGGATACCTTCAAACATGCGGTAGACCTGATCAACAGTGGCCGTTTGCACCTGGAGAAGATCATCACCAAAGAGTATGGCCTGCACGAGTTCAATCATGCTCTGAAAGACTTGGGTTGTGACCTGCATACCCGTCAGCGTACGAATAATATCTCCAGTCTGAAATCTGTTATCCGGATTAATTAA